The Geoalkalibacter subterraneus genome contains the following window.
GGCCTTTGAGCTGATCTGTGACCTGTGTCGCCGCTACAGCGTCAACCAGCCGACATCCGACGAGGTGTCCTATCAACAGGATTTCGGCGAATTTACGGTGCGGTGGGAGAAGCACATGGAGTTCTACTCCCTCACCTTCTCCCGCGGCGGTCCAATCCATGACCCGCCTTTCGAGCATCCGGTCATCGACCTGTTGCCGACGGACTGGCTCTCATCCCTGCCCGGCCAGGCCGTATCGGCCTTTCACATCATCGTCGACGACGGTCAGCTGAATTTCGACCACGAGAACCTGACCCGCATCTTCGAAGGGCAGCGGCTCATGATGAGCCAGCCGAAACAGGGTAAGGCGATCATCTGCACCGCCTTTCGCCTGCACAGCGACGGCTTCGGCCGTTTCATGGTTCAGAACCGCGGCCTCTCCGACTACCAGATGGGACGGCTGATTCAGCGCATCATCGAACTCGAAACCTACCGCCTGCTGGCGCAGCTTTCCCTGCCCCTGGCCAAGCGCATTGCGCCGCAACTGCAGGAACTCGACCGCGAACTGGCCGAGATGCTGACCCACGCCCCCACCGAGGAGAGCGCTGAAACGGACCGCATCATCCTGGAACGACTCTCGCGCCTCTCGGGCCGGCTGGAAATGTGGCGCGCCGAAACCAACCACCGGTTTTCCGCGACCCGCGCCTATCATGATCTGGTCTTGAGCCGGTTGCAGAATATCAAGGAAGATCCGATCGAAGGCTACATGACCTTCACTGAGTTCATGACGCGAAGGCTCAACCCGGGCCTGCGTACCTGCGAGTCGGTGCAGAGCTGGATGGAGGACCTGTCGCGCCGCATCGAACGCGCCGGGGACATGATGCGCACGCGCGTCAATCTCATGCTGCAGGATCAGAACAAAGATCTGCTCGCCACCATGAACCGGCGGGGACGTCTTCAGTTTCGCCTACAGGAAACCGTGGAAGGACTCTCGGTAGCCGCCATCAGCTATTACATGGTGGGGCTTTTGAGCTATCTTCTCGACGGCCTGCCGCTGGACCGATGGAACCTGGAGAAAAACATCCTCCTGGCGGTGCTGGTGCCGGTGGTGGTCATTGTGATCTGGGGACTGATCCGCCGGGTCAAGCACCGTCTGATCAAACAGCCGAAACACGACATCTGACAACTCTGAAGGGAATCAACCGATGGATATTCTGACGGGGATTTTCATCGAATGCTGGAATATTCTGGCCGAATCTGCGCCCTACATTCTGTTTGGCTTTTTTGCGGCGGGGGTGCTCAAGGCCTTTCTCCCCGAGGAGGCCGTGGCGCGGCATCTGGGAGAAAAAAGCCTCGGCTCCGTCATTAAAGCATCTTTGCTGGGGATTCCTCTGCCCCTGTGCAGCTGCGGCGTCATCCCCGCGGCAGTCGGCCTGCGCAAACAGGGGGCAAGCAAGGGATCGTCCGCCGCGTTCCTGGTTTCCGTCCCGGAAACCGGCGTCGATTCCATCGCCCTGACCTGGGCCCTGCTCGATCCGATTATGACGGTGGTGCGCCCGGTGGCCGCCTTCATCACCGCCACGATCACCGGCGTGGTGATCAACCAGATTCCGGACAGTCCGTCACCCGAGGTGAAAGAGGTTGAAACGCCGGCATCCGGCTGTGGCTGACCGAGCGACCAGGGCGAAGGTTCTTCGCCCACCTCCCGCCCGTCAAAAAGCGCGCGCCTGCGCGCCGGTCTGGACTATGCCTTTGGAGAGCTGCTGCAGGATATCGGCAAATGGCTGCTGCTCGGCATCGGCCTGGCCGGCATCATCGCCTATTTCGTCCCGGACGATTTCTTTCTGCGCTTCATGGATCAGGAGTGGCTGTCGCTGCTGGTGATGCTGGCCGTCGGCGTCCCGCTCTATATCTGCGCCAGCGCCACCACCCCCGTCGCAGCGGCGCTGGTCCTCAAAGGATTGTCCCCCGGTGCAGCGCTGGTGTTTCTACTTGCGGGTCCTGCCACCAACGCCGCGACCATCACCGTGGTCGGCCGATTCTGGGGGCGCCGCGCCACCCTCGCCTACCTGATCAGCATCGCGGTCTGCTCGGTTCTGATCGGCTGGCTCACCAACCGCCTCTATGACTGGGCGGATATTGACATCACCCAATGGGTCGCGCGCGTCGGAGAAACAGCCGATCACCCGGTGATGATCATTTCGGCGGTTGTGTTGCTTTTTTTGATGGGTCGGGCTTTTTTTCGGCGGGGGTGAGAGGGCTGGGGAGCGCTTGTTCGCGAAACGGGATAGCTGGTGCTCTCTGCCAAGGGTATTTGTCGCCAGGAGGGCGACAACTAAGCGCCAGGGATGGCTTCATGCGGCCCTTGGCTGAGAGCACCAGCTATCCCGGGCACCCGACTGAAAATTTCATAAAATCAGACACGCGCCTCCTGCGGCGATTCAGAATCCTTTCCCCTCGGCAGCCGCAACGAAAGTGCTCCCGCCGCCAGAAGAAACAGCATGGAAACCCACAGGCATCCCGTCAGCCCCGCCACCTGAAACACCACGCCCGAAAGCAGGGTGCCCACCAGGCGACCTGCGGCATTGGCCATGTAGTAGAAGCCGACATTGAGGGCGACATCA
Protein-coding sequences here:
- a CDS encoding DUF3422 family protein — its product is MSHYFCLPFSTHPLRAALYDELHARPFQMISAPRQMTHLAFRAEPAEMTQAFELICDLCRRYSVNQPTSDEVSYQQDFGEFTVRWEKHMEFYSLTFSRGGPIHDPPFEHPVIDLLPTDWLSSLPGQAVSAFHIIVDDGQLNFDHENLTRIFEGQRLMMSQPKQGKAIICTAFRLHSDGFGRFMVQNRGLSDYQMGRLIQRIIELETYRLLAQLSLPLAKRIAPQLQELDRELAEMLTHAPTEESAETDRIILERLSRLSGRLEMWRAETNHRFSATRAYHDLVLSRLQNIKEDPIEGYMTFTEFMTRRLNPGLRTCESVQSWMEDLSRRIERAGDMMRTRVNLMLQDQNKDLLATMNRRGRLQFRLQETVEGLSVAAISYYMVGLLSYLLDGLPLDRWNLEKNILLAVLVPVVVIVIWGLIRRVKHRLIKQPKHDI